The proteins below come from a single Gammaproteobacteria bacterium genomic window:
- a CDS encoding site-specific DNA-methyltransferase, translated as EKFTPNAKAMVLNKTIEEACNEIPDASVRMIISSPPYNIGKAYERATDLETYLGWQTEVIERLVEKLDENGSICWQVGNYIKDKEVFPLDIYFYPIFKKLGLKLRNRIIWHFGHGLHAKTRFSGRYETLLWFTKGDDYVFNLDAVRVPSKYPGKRHYKGEKKGQPSGNPLGKNPSDVWEIIAQEWEKGMIDIPNVKANHPEKTEHPCQFPVELVERCVLALTDEDDLILDPFGGVGTTLLAGIRRKRRVICVDKEADYCRIAKQRLEMLLSGQLKVREIGTQVFKPKGTEKVSQVPIEWQQEKRA; from the coding sequence AAGAAAAGTTCACTCCCAACGCAAAAGCGATGGTTCTCAATAAAACCATTGAAGAAGCATGCAATGAGATTCCTGACGCAAGTGTAAGAATGATTATCTCATCACCGCCCTATAACATCGGAAAAGCCTATGAGCGAGCGACCGATCTTGAAACCTATCTAGGGTGGCAAACCGAAGTTATTGAGCGGCTTGTGGAGAAGCTGGATGAAAACGGTAGCATCTGCTGGCAGGTTGGAAATTACATCAAGGATAAAGAGGTCTTTCCCCTCGACATATATTTTTATCCCATCTTCAAGAAGCTGGGCCTCAAACTACGCAATAGAATCATCTGGCATTTTGGACACGGACTGCATGCAAAAACTCGGTTTTCTGGGCGCTATGAAACTCTGCTTTGGTTTACCAAAGGGGATGACTATGTATTTAACCTCGATGCGGTAAGGGTTCCTTCAAAGTATCCAGGAAAGCGCCACTACAAAGGCGAAAAGAAAGGGCAGCCCAGCGGTAATCCGCTTGGCAAGAACCCTTCGGATGTGTGGGAAATCATTGCTCAGGAATGGGAAAAAGGAATGATCGACATTCCCAACGTAAAGGCGAACCATCCAGAAAAGACCGAACACCCTTGCCAATTCCCCGTCGAGCTTGTTGAACGGTGCGTGTTGGCGCTCACCGATGAGGACGACTTGATCCTTGACCCATTTGGAGGGGTTGGCACAACCTTATTGGCAGGCATTAGGCGCAAACGCAGGGTGATTTGCGTGGACAAGGAAGCCGATTACTGTCGGATCGCAAAGCAAAGGTTGGAAATGTTGCTCTCCGGCCAGCTCAAAGTTCGTGAGATTGGGACTCAGGTTTTCAAGCCCAAGGGAACTGAAAAGGTATCTCAGGTTCCGATTGAATGGCAACAGGAGAAACGGGCTTAG